A window of Ptychodera flava strain L36383 chromosome 1, AS_Pfla_20210202, whole genome shotgun sequence contains these coding sequences:
- the LOC139138159 gene encoding nucleosome assembly protein 1-like 1 isoform X4: protein MADNPDNKPVETAVDIEIGDKNEESVEEVEVEEGGGTNQTGSGDFARQQVGDITPQVMSNPQVLAALQDRLDGLVGKGSGYIDSLPKVVKRRIKALKNLQVKYTKTEAKFYEEVHELECKYASLYQTLYEKRKEVVTGAIEPTDSDCEWASSEDEEEDEEKELLADDLKKKVTIEEKKEEDGKEEERPNGIPEFWLTIFKNVDTLSQMVQEHDEPILIHLEDIQVKFSEPGQTMGFTLEYHFSPNDYFTNKVLTKHYTMRSEPDETDPFSFEGPEIVSCTGCTIDWKKGKNVTVKVIKKKQKHKGRGTTRTVTKTVQNDSFFNFFNPPQVPDEGEMDEDTELVLASDFEIGHFFRERIIPKAVLYFTGEAIEDEDEYEEEGEEEDAEGEEGDEEDENDPDYDPSKERPQECKQQ, encoded by the exons atgGCTGATAATCCTGACAA CAAACCGGTGGAAACTGCCGTTGATATTGAGATAGGTGATAAAAATGAGGAATCTGTGGAGGAAGTGGAGGTAGAGGAAGGCGGCGGTACCAACCAGACTGGTTCCGGTGACTTTGCTCGACAGCAAGTTG GTGATATTACGCCTCAAGTGATGTCAAACCCCCAAGTGTTGGCTGCGCTACAGGACAGGTTGGATGGGTTAGTTGGCAAGGGCAGTGGTTATATTGACAG TTTACCCAAGGTGGTGAAAAGACGCATCAAAGCTCTGAAGAATCTGCAAGTCAAGTACACCAAGACAGAAGCCAAATTCTATGAAGAAGTTCATGAACTGGAATGCAAGTATGCGTCCCTCTATCAGACTCTTTATGAAAag AGGAAAGAAGTGGTAACCGGTGCAATAGAACCAACAGACTCTGACTGTGAATGGGCCAGCAGTGAAGATGAGGAAGAGGACGAAGAGAAAGAACTCTTGGCT GATGACTTGAAGAAGAAAGTAaccattgaagaaaaaaaagaagaggATGGCAAAGAAGAAG AACGGCCAAATGGTATTCCAGAGTTCTGGCTCACGATTTTCAAGAACGTAGACACACTAAGTCAGATGGTCCAAGAACATGATGAACCAATACTAATACATTTAGAAGATATTCAAGTTAAATTCTCTGAACCTGGACAGACTATG gGATTTACTCTTGAATACCATTTTTCTCCAAATGATTACTTCACTAATAAAGTCCTAACCAAACATTATACAATGCGATCGGAGCCGGATGAGACAGACCCGTTCAGTTTTGAAGGACCAGAAATTGTTAGTTGCACAGG ATGTACAATAGATTGGAAGAAAGGAAAGAATGTGACGGTGAAAGTtatcaagaaaaaacaaaagcacAAAGGCCGGGGAACAACGAGGACAGTCACCAAAACCGTACAAAATGATTCCttctttaatttcttcaatcCACCACAAGTTCCGGATGAAGGCGAAATG GATGAAGACACAGAGCTTGTTTTAGCATCTGACTTTGAAATTGGTCACTTCTTCAGAGAGAGAATCATACCCAAGGCCGTCCTCTATTTCACTGGCGAAGCCATCGAAGATGAAGATGAG TATGAAGAAGAAGGAGAGGAAGAG GATGCAGAGGGAGAGGAGGGAGATGAAGAAGATGAAAATGATCCTGACTACGATCCTAGTAAA gaGAGACCACAAGAATGCAAGCAGCAGTGA
- the LOC139138159 gene encoding nucleosome assembly protein 1-like 1 isoform X2, translated as MADNPDNKPVETAVDIEIGDKNEESVEEVEVEEGGGTNQTGSGDFARQQVGESAFASVQNLNSGDITPQVMSNPQVLAALQDRLDGLVGKGSGYIDSLPKVVKRRIKALKNLQVKYTKTEAKFYEEVHELECKYASLYQTLYEKRKEVVTGAIEPTDSDCEWASSEDEEEDEEKELLADDLKKKVTIEEKKEEDGKEEERPNGIPEFWLTIFKNVDTLSQMVQEHDEPILIHLEDIQVKFSEPGQTMGFTLEYHFSPNDYFTNKVLTKHYTMRSEPDETDPFSFEGPEIVSCTGCTIDWKKGKNVTVKVIKKKQKHKGRGTTRTVTKTVQNDSFFNFFNPPQVPDEGEMDEDTELVLASDFEIGHFFRERIIPKAVLYFTGEAIEDEDEYEEEGEEEDAEGEEGDEEDENDPDYDPSKERPQECKQQ; from the exons atgGCTGATAATCCTGACAA CAAACCGGTGGAAACTGCCGTTGATATTGAGATAGGTGATAAAAATGAGGAATCTGTGGAGGAAGTGGAGGTAGAGGAAGGCGGCGGTACCAACCAGACTGGTTCCGGTGACTTTGCTCGACAGCAAGTTGGTGAGTCAGCATTTGCTTCTGTCCAGAATTTAAACAGCG GTGATATTACGCCTCAAGTGATGTCAAACCCCCAAGTGTTGGCTGCGCTACAGGACAGGTTGGATGGGTTAGTTGGCAAGGGCAGTGGTTATATTGACAG TTTACCCAAGGTGGTGAAAAGACGCATCAAAGCTCTGAAGAATCTGCAAGTCAAGTACACCAAGACAGAAGCCAAATTCTATGAAGAAGTTCATGAACTGGAATGCAAGTATGCGTCCCTCTATCAGACTCTTTATGAAAag AGGAAAGAAGTGGTAACCGGTGCAATAGAACCAACAGACTCTGACTGTGAATGGGCCAGCAGTGAAGATGAGGAAGAGGACGAAGAGAAAGAACTCTTGGCT GATGACTTGAAGAAGAAAGTAaccattgaagaaaaaaaagaagaggATGGCAAAGAAGAAG AACGGCCAAATGGTATTCCAGAGTTCTGGCTCACGATTTTCAAGAACGTAGACACACTAAGTCAGATGGTCCAAGAACATGATGAACCAATACTAATACATTTAGAAGATATTCAAGTTAAATTCTCTGAACCTGGACAGACTATG gGATTTACTCTTGAATACCATTTTTCTCCAAATGATTACTTCACTAATAAAGTCCTAACCAAACATTATACAATGCGATCGGAGCCGGATGAGACAGACCCGTTCAGTTTTGAAGGACCAGAAATTGTTAGTTGCACAGG ATGTACAATAGATTGGAAGAAAGGAAAGAATGTGACGGTGAAAGTtatcaagaaaaaacaaaagcacAAAGGCCGGGGAACAACGAGGACAGTCACCAAAACCGTACAAAATGATTCCttctttaatttcttcaatcCACCACAAGTTCCGGATGAAGGCGAAATG GATGAAGACACAGAGCTTGTTTTAGCATCTGACTTTGAAATTGGTCACTTCTTCAGAGAGAGAATCATACCCAAGGCCGTCCTCTATTTCACTGGCGAAGCCATCGAAGATGAAGATGAG TATGAAGAAGAAGGAGAGGAAGAG GATGCAGAGGGAGAGGAGGGAGATGAAGAAGATGAAAATGATCCTGACTACGATCCTAGTAAA gaGAGACCACAAGAATGCAAGCAGCAGTGA
- the LOC139138159 gene encoding nucleosome assembly protein 1-like 1 isoform X3 has translation MADNPDNKPVETAVDIEIGDKNEESVEEVEVEEGGGTNQTGSGDFARQQVGDITPQVMSNPQVLAALQDRLDGLVGKGSGYIDSLPKVVKRRIKALKNLQVKYTKTEAKFYEEVHELECKYASLYQTLYEKRKEVVTGAIEPTDSDCEWASSEDEEEDEEKELLADDLKKKVTIEEKKEEDGKEEERPNGIPEFWLTIFKNVDTLSQMVQEHDEPILIHLEDIQVKFSEPGQTMGFTLEYHFSPNDYFTNKVLTKHYTMRSEPDETDPFSFEGPEIVSCTGCTIDWKKGKNVTVKVIKKKQKHKGRGTTRTVTKTVQNDSFFNFFNPPQVPDEGEMDEDTELVLASDFEIGHFFRERIIPKAVLYFTGEAIEDEDEYEEEGEEEVILNRKSRDAEGEEGDEEDENDPDYDPSKERPQECKQQ, from the exons atgGCTGATAATCCTGACAA CAAACCGGTGGAAACTGCCGTTGATATTGAGATAGGTGATAAAAATGAGGAATCTGTGGAGGAAGTGGAGGTAGAGGAAGGCGGCGGTACCAACCAGACTGGTTCCGGTGACTTTGCTCGACAGCAAGTTG GTGATATTACGCCTCAAGTGATGTCAAACCCCCAAGTGTTGGCTGCGCTACAGGACAGGTTGGATGGGTTAGTTGGCAAGGGCAGTGGTTATATTGACAG TTTACCCAAGGTGGTGAAAAGACGCATCAAAGCTCTGAAGAATCTGCAAGTCAAGTACACCAAGACAGAAGCCAAATTCTATGAAGAAGTTCATGAACTGGAATGCAAGTATGCGTCCCTCTATCAGACTCTTTATGAAAag AGGAAAGAAGTGGTAACCGGTGCAATAGAACCAACAGACTCTGACTGTGAATGGGCCAGCAGTGAAGATGAGGAAGAGGACGAAGAGAAAGAACTCTTGGCT GATGACTTGAAGAAGAAAGTAaccattgaagaaaaaaaagaagaggATGGCAAAGAAGAAG AACGGCCAAATGGTATTCCAGAGTTCTGGCTCACGATTTTCAAGAACGTAGACACACTAAGTCAGATGGTCCAAGAACATGATGAACCAATACTAATACATTTAGAAGATATTCAAGTTAAATTCTCTGAACCTGGACAGACTATG gGATTTACTCTTGAATACCATTTTTCTCCAAATGATTACTTCACTAATAAAGTCCTAACCAAACATTATACAATGCGATCGGAGCCGGATGAGACAGACCCGTTCAGTTTTGAAGGACCAGAAATTGTTAGTTGCACAGG ATGTACAATAGATTGGAAGAAAGGAAAGAATGTGACGGTGAAAGTtatcaagaaaaaacaaaagcacAAAGGCCGGGGAACAACGAGGACAGTCACCAAAACCGTACAAAATGATTCCttctttaatttcttcaatcCACCACAAGTTCCGGATGAAGGCGAAATG GATGAAGACACAGAGCTTGTTTTAGCATCTGACTTTGAAATTGGTCACTTCTTCAGAGAGAGAATCATACCCAAGGCCGTCCTCTATTTCACTGGCGAAGCCATCGAAGATGAAGATGAG TATGAAGAAGAAGGAGAGGAAGAGGTAATATTGAACAGAAAGTCTAGG GATGCAGAGGGAGAGGAGGGAGATGAAGAAGATGAAAATGATCCTGACTACGATCCTAGTAAA gaGAGACCACAAGAATGCAAGCAGCAGTGA
- the LOC139138159 gene encoding nucleosome assembly protein 1-like 1 isoform X6 gives MADNPDNKPVETAVDIEIGDKNEESVEEVEVEEGGGTNQTGSGDFARQQVGDITPQVMSNPQVLAALQDRLDGLVGKGSGYIDSLPKVVKRRIKALKNLQVKYTKTEAKFYEEVHELECKYASLYQTLYEKRKEVVTGAIEPTDSDCEWASSEDEEEDEEKELLADDLKKKVTIEEKKEEDGKEEERPNGIPEFWLTIFKNVDTLSQMVQEHDEPILIHLEDIQVKFSEPGQTMGFTLEYHFSPNDYFTNKVLTKHYTMRSEPDETDPFSFEGPEIVSCTGCTIDWKKGKNVTVKVIKKKQKHKGRGTTRTVTKTVQNDSFFNFFNPPQVPDEGEMDEDTELVLASDFEIGHFFRERIIPKAVLYFTGEAIEDEDEYEEEGEEEGCCCSTGCRGRGGR, from the exons atgGCTGATAATCCTGACAA CAAACCGGTGGAAACTGCCGTTGATATTGAGATAGGTGATAAAAATGAGGAATCTGTGGAGGAAGTGGAGGTAGAGGAAGGCGGCGGTACCAACCAGACTGGTTCCGGTGACTTTGCTCGACAGCAAGTTG GTGATATTACGCCTCAAGTGATGTCAAACCCCCAAGTGTTGGCTGCGCTACAGGACAGGTTGGATGGGTTAGTTGGCAAGGGCAGTGGTTATATTGACAG TTTACCCAAGGTGGTGAAAAGACGCATCAAAGCTCTGAAGAATCTGCAAGTCAAGTACACCAAGACAGAAGCCAAATTCTATGAAGAAGTTCATGAACTGGAATGCAAGTATGCGTCCCTCTATCAGACTCTTTATGAAAag AGGAAAGAAGTGGTAACCGGTGCAATAGAACCAACAGACTCTGACTGTGAATGGGCCAGCAGTGAAGATGAGGAAGAGGACGAAGAGAAAGAACTCTTGGCT GATGACTTGAAGAAGAAAGTAaccattgaagaaaaaaaagaagaggATGGCAAAGAAGAAG AACGGCCAAATGGTATTCCAGAGTTCTGGCTCACGATTTTCAAGAACGTAGACACACTAAGTCAGATGGTCCAAGAACATGATGAACCAATACTAATACATTTAGAAGATATTCAAGTTAAATTCTCTGAACCTGGACAGACTATG gGATTTACTCTTGAATACCATTTTTCTCCAAATGATTACTTCACTAATAAAGTCCTAACCAAACATTATACAATGCGATCGGAGCCGGATGAGACAGACCCGTTCAGTTTTGAAGGACCAGAAATTGTTAGTTGCACAGG ATGTACAATAGATTGGAAGAAAGGAAAGAATGTGACGGTGAAAGTtatcaagaaaaaacaaaagcacAAAGGCCGGGGAACAACGAGGACAGTCACCAAAACCGTACAAAATGATTCCttctttaatttcttcaatcCACCACAAGTTCCGGATGAAGGCGAAATG GATGAAGACACAGAGCTTGTTTTAGCATCTGACTTTGAAATTGGTCACTTCTTCAGAGAGAGAATCATACCCAAGGCCGTCCTCTATTTCACTGGCGAAGCCATCGAAGATGAAGATGAG TATGAAGAAGAAGGAGAGGAAGAG GGCTGTTGTTGCTCCACAGGATGCAGAGGGAGAGGAGGGAGATGA
- the LOC139138159 gene encoding nucleosome assembly protein 1-like 1 isoform X5: MADNPDNKPVETAVDIEIGDKNEESVEEVEVEEGGGTNQTGSGDFARQQVGESAFASVQNLNSGDITPQVMSNPQVLAALQDRLDGLVGKGSGYIDSLPKVVKRRIKALKNLQVKYTKTEAKFYEEVHELECKYASLYQTLYEKRKEVVTGAIEPTDSDCEWASSEDEEEDEEKELLADDLKKKVTIEEKKEEDGKEEERPNGIPEFWLTIFKNVDTLSQMVQEHDEPILIHLEDIQVKFSEPGQTMGFTLEYHFSPNDYFTNKVLTKHYTMRSEPDETDPFSFEGPEIVSCTGCTIDWKKGKNVTVKVIKKKQKHKGRGTTRTVTKTVQNDSFFNFFNPPQVPDEGEMDEDTELVLASDFEIGHFFRERIIPKAVLYFTGEAIEDEDEYEEEGEEEGCCCSTGCRGRGGR, encoded by the exons atgGCTGATAATCCTGACAA CAAACCGGTGGAAACTGCCGTTGATATTGAGATAGGTGATAAAAATGAGGAATCTGTGGAGGAAGTGGAGGTAGAGGAAGGCGGCGGTACCAACCAGACTGGTTCCGGTGACTTTGCTCGACAGCAAGTTGGTGAGTCAGCATTTGCTTCTGTCCAGAATTTAAACAGCG GTGATATTACGCCTCAAGTGATGTCAAACCCCCAAGTGTTGGCTGCGCTACAGGACAGGTTGGATGGGTTAGTTGGCAAGGGCAGTGGTTATATTGACAG TTTACCCAAGGTGGTGAAAAGACGCATCAAAGCTCTGAAGAATCTGCAAGTCAAGTACACCAAGACAGAAGCCAAATTCTATGAAGAAGTTCATGAACTGGAATGCAAGTATGCGTCCCTCTATCAGACTCTTTATGAAAag AGGAAAGAAGTGGTAACCGGTGCAATAGAACCAACAGACTCTGACTGTGAATGGGCCAGCAGTGAAGATGAGGAAGAGGACGAAGAGAAAGAACTCTTGGCT GATGACTTGAAGAAGAAAGTAaccattgaagaaaaaaaagaagaggATGGCAAAGAAGAAG AACGGCCAAATGGTATTCCAGAGTTCTGGCTCACGATTTTCAAGAACGTAGACACACTAAGTCAGATGGTCCAAGAACATGATGAACCAATACTAATACATTTAGAAGATATTCAAGTTAAATTCTCTGAACCTGGACAGACTATG gGATTTACTCTTGAATACCATTTTTCTCCAAATGATTACTTCACTAATAAAGTCCTAACCAAACATTATACAATGCGATCGGAGCCGGATGAGACAGACCCGTTCAGTTTTGAAGGACCAGAAATTGTTAGTTGCACAGG ATGTACAATAGATTGGAAGAAAGGAAAGAATGTGACGGTGAAAGTtatcaagaaaaaacaaaagcacAAAGGCCGGGGAACAACGAGGACAGTCACCAAAACCGTACAAAATGATTCCttctttaatttcttcaatcCACCACAAGTTCCGGATGAAGGCGAAATG GATGAAGACACAGAGCTTGTTTTAGCATCTGACTTTGAAATTGGTCACTTCTTCAGAGAGAGAATCATACCCAAGGCCGTCCTCTATTTCACTGGCGAAGCCATCGAAGATGAAGATGAG TATGAAGAAGAAGGAGAGGAAGAG GGCTGTTGTTGCTCCACAGGATGCAGAGGGAGAGGAGGGAGATGA
- the LOC139138159 gene encoding nucleosome assembly protein 1-like 1 isoform X7, which produces MSNPQVLAALQDRLDGLVGKGSGYIDSLPKVVKRRIKALKNLQVKYTKTEAKFYEEVHELECKYASLYQTLYEKRKEVVTGAIEPTDSDCEWASSEDEEEDEEKELLADDLKKKVTIEEKKEEDGKEEERPNGIPEFWLTIFKNVDTLSQMVQEHDEPILIHLEDIQVKFSEPGQTMGFTLEYHFSPNDYFTNKVLTKHYTMRSEPDETDPFSFEGPEIVSCTGCTIDWKKGKNVTVKVIKKKQKHKGRGTTRTVTKTVQNDSFFNFFNPPQVPDEGEMDEDTELVLASDFEIGHFFRERIIPKAVLYFTGEAIEDEDEYEEEGEEEVILNRKSRDAEGEEGDEEDENDPDYDPSKERPQECKQQ; this is translated from the exons ATGTCAAACCCCCAAGTGTTGGCTGCGCTACAGGACAGGTTGGATGGGTTAGTTGGCAAGGGCAGTGGTTATATTGACAG TTTACCCAAGGTGGTGAAAAGACGCATCAAAGCTCTGAAGAATCTGCAAGTCAAGTACACCAAGACAGAAGCCAAATTCTATGAAGAAGTTCATGAACTGGAATGCAAGTATGCGTCCCTCTATCAGACTCTTTATGAAAag AGGAAAGAAGTGGTAACCGGTGCAATAGAACCAACAGACTCTGACTGTGAATGGGCCAGCAGTGAAGATGAGGAAGAGGACGAAGAGAAAGAACTCTTGGCT GATGACTTGAAGAAGAAAGTAaccattgaagaaaaaaaagaagaggATGGCAAAGAAGAAG AACGGCCAAATGGTATTCCAGAGTTCTGGCTCACGATTTTCAAGAACGTAGACACACTAAGTCAGATGGTCCAAGAACATGATGAACCAATACTAATACATTTAGAAGATATTCAAGTTAAATTCTCTGAACCTGGACAGACTATG gGATTTACTCTTGAATACCATTTTTCTCCAAATGATTACTTCACTAATAAAGTCCTAACCAAACATTATACAATGCGATCGGAGCCGGATGAGACAGACCCGTTCAGTTTTGAAGGACCAGAAATTGTTAGTTGCACAGG ATGTACAATAGATTGGAAGAAAGGAAAGAATGTGACGGTGAAAGTtatcaagaaaaaacaaaagcacAAAGGCCGGGGAACAACGAGGACAGTCACCAAAACCGTACAAAATGATTCCttctttaatttcttcaatcCACCACAAGTTCCGGATGAAGGCGAAATG GATGAAGACACAGAGCTTGTTTTAGCATCTGACTTTGAAATTGGTCACTTCTTCAGAGAGAGAATCATACCCAAGGCCGTCCTCTATTTCACTGGCGAAGCCATCGAAGATGAAGATGAG TATGAAGAAGAAGGAGAGGAAGAGGTAATATTGAACAGAAAGTCTAGG GATGCAGAGGGAGAGGAGGGAGATGAAGAAGATGAAAATGATCCTGACTACGATCCTAGTAAA gaGAGACCACAAGAATGCAAGCAGCAGTGA
- the LOC139138159 gene encoding nucleosome assembly protein 1-like 1 isoform X1, with protein sequence MADNPDNKPVETAVDIEIGDKNEESVEEVEVEEGGGTNQTGSGDFARQQVGESAFASVQNLNSGDITPQVMSNPQVLAALQDRLDGLVGKGSGYIDSLPKVVKRRIKALKNLQVKYTKTEAKFYEEVHELECKYASLYQTLYEKRKEVVTGAIEPTDSDCEWASSEDEEEDEEKELLADDLKKKVTIEEKKEEDGKEEERPNGIPEFWLTIFKNVDTLSQMVQEHDEPILIHLEDIQVKFSEPGQTMGFTLEYHFSPNDYFTNKVLTKHYTMRSEPDETDPFSFEGPEIVSCTGCTIDWKKGKNVTVKVIKKKQKHKGRGTTRTVTKTVQNDSFFNFFNPPQVPDEGEMDEDTELVLASDFEIGHFFRERIIPKAVLYFTGEAIEDEDEYEEEGEEEVILNRKSRDAEGEEGDEEDENDPDYDPSKERPQECKQQ encoded by the exons atgGCTGATAATCCTGACAA CAAACCGGTGGAAACTGCCGTTGATATTGAGATAGGTGATAAAAATGAGGAATCTGTGGAGGAAGTGGAGGTAGAGGAAGGCGGCGGTACCAACCAGACTGGTTCCGGTGACTTTGCTCGACAGCAAGTTGGTGAGTCAGCATTTGCTTCTGTCCAGAATTTAAACAGCG GTGATATTACGCCTCAAGTGATGTCAAACCCCCAAGTGTTGGCTGCGCTACAGGACAGGTTGGATGGGTTAGTTGGCAAGGGCAGTGGTTATATTGACAG TTTACCCAAGGTGGTGAAAAGACGCATCAAAGCTCTGAAGAATCTGCAAGTCAAGTACACCAAGACAGAAGCCAAATTCTATGAAGAAGTTCATGAACTGGAATGCAAGTATGCGTCCCTCTATCAGACTCTTTATGAAAag AGGAAAGAAGTGGTAACCGGTGCAATAGAACCAACAGACTCTGACTGTGAATGGGCCAGCAGTGAAGATGAGGAAGAGGACGAAGAGAAAGAACTCTTGGCT GATGACTTGAAGAAGAAAGTAaccattgaagaaaaaaaagaagaggATGGCAAAGAAGAAG AACGGCCAAATGGTATTCCAGAGTTCTGGCTCACGATTTTCAAGAACGTAGACACACTAAGTCAGATGGTCCAAGAACATGATGAACCAATACTAATACATTTAGAAGATATTCAAGTTAAATTCTCTGAACCTGGACAGACTATG gGATTTACTCTTGAATACCATTTTTCTCCAAATGATTACTTCACTAATAAAGTCCTAACCAAACATTATACAATGCGATCGGAGCCGGATGAGACAGACCCGTTCAGTTTTGAAGGACCAGAAATTGTTAGTTGCACAGG ATGTACAATAGATTGGAAGAAAGGAAAGAATGTGACGGTGAAAGTtatcaagaaaaaacaaaagcacAAAGGCCGGGGAACAACGAGGACAGTCACCAAAACCGTACAAAATGATTCCttctttaatttcttcaatcCACCACAAGTTCCGGATGAAGGCGAAATG GATGAAGACACAGAGCTTGTTTTAGCATCTGACTTTGAAATTGGTCACTTCTTCAGAGAGAGAATCATACCCAAGGCCGTCCTCTATTTCACTGGCGAAGCCATCGAAGATGAAGATGAG TATGAAGAAGAAGGAGAGGAAGAGGTAATATTGAACAGAAAGTCTAGG GATGCAGAGGGAGAGGAGGGAGATGAAGAAGATGAAAATGATCCTGACTACGATCCTAGTAAA gaGAGACCACAAGAATGCAAGCAGCAGTGA
- the LOC139138159 gene encoding nucleosome assembly protein 1-like 1 isoform X8 produces MSNPQVLAALQDRLDGLVGKGSGYIDSLPKVVKRRIKALKNLQVKYTKTEAKFYEEVHELECKYASLYQTLYEKRKEVVTGAIEPTDSDCEWASSEDEEEDEEKELLADDLKKKVTIEEKKEEDGKEEERPNGIPEFWLTIFKNVDTLSQMVQEHDEPILIHLEDIQVKFSEPGQTMGFTLEYHFSPNDYFTNKVLTKHYTMRSEPDETDPFSFEGPEIVSCTGCTIDWKKGKNVTVKVIKKKQKHKGRGTTRTVTKTVQNDSFFNFFNPPQVPDEGEMDEDTELVLASDFEIGHFFRERIIPKAVLYFTGEAIEDEDEYEEEGEEEDAEGEEGDEEDENDPDYDPSKERPQECKQQ; encoded by the exons ATGTCAAACCCCCAAGTGTTGGCTGCGCTACAGGACAGGTTGGATGGGTTAGTTGGCAAGGGCAGTGGTTATATTGACAG TTTACCCAAGGTGGTGAAAAGACGCATCAAAGCTCTGAAGAATCTGCAAGTCAAGTACACCAAGACAGAAGCCAAATTCTATGAAGAAGTTCATGAACTGGAATGCAAGTATGCGTCCCTCTATCAGACTCTTTATGAAAag AGGAAAGAAGTGGTAACCGGTGCAATAGAACCAACAGACTCTGACTGTGAATGGGCCAGCAGTGAAGATGAGGAAGAGGACGAAGAGAAAGAACTCTTGGCT GATGACTTGAAGAAGAAAGTAaccattgaagaaaaaaaagaagaggATGGCAAAGAAGAAG AACGGCCAAATGGTATTCCAGAGTTCTGGCTCACGATTTTCAAGAACGTAGACACACTAAGTCAGATGGTCCAAGAACATGATGAACCAATACTAATACATTTAGAAGATATTCAAGTTAAATTCTCTGAACCTGGACAGACTATG gGATTTACTCTTGAATACCATTTTTCTCCAAATGATTACTTCACTAATAAAGTCCTAACCAAACATTATACAATGCGATCGGAGCCGGATGAGACAGACCCGTTCAGTTTTGAAGGACCAGAAATTGTTAGTTGCACAGG ATGTACAATAGATTGGAAGAAAGGAAAGAATGTGACGGTGAAAGTtatcaagaaaaaacaaaagcacAAAGGCCGGGGAACAACGAGGACAGTCACCAAAACCGTACAAAATGATTCCttctttaatttcttcaatcCACCACAAGTTCCGGATGAAGGCGAAATG GATGAAGACACAGAGCTTGTTTTAGCATCTGACTTTGAAATTGGTCACTTCTTCAGAGAGAGAATCATACCCAAGGCCGTCCTCTATTTCACTGGCGAAGCCATCGAAGATGAAGATGAG TATGAAGAAGAAGGAGAGGAAGAG GATGCAGAGGGAGAGGAGGGAGATGAAGAAGATGAAAATGATCCTGACTACGATCCTAGTAAA gaGAGACCACAAGAATGCAAGCAGCAGTGA